Part of the Terrisporobacter glycolicus ATCC 14880 = DSM 1288 genome is shown below.
AGCTTCTGCTAAGTTTATTTCCCTAAATACCCTTCCTACTGAATCCATTGGGATGAAATTTCCAAAAAATGCTGGAATATAGTACAAACCTAAACTTAATAATAGAGCTATCATATTATTTTTTACTAATAATGACATTAACATAGTTACTAAAGAATATAATATTGCGCCTATAAAACTGATTCCTAATCCTGTTATATAAAAATCAATAACTCTCATGTCGAAAGGTGTATTTGCATAGTATTTGAATAACTCTAAAGGTGCATTCCACCCTCTAAAATCATATATTAAGGCTCCAATCATATGTACAACATTGATTATAATAAATATTGTTGCTGTGAATATTAAACCGGTTATCATCTTAGATAAAACCATCTTATTCTTTCCATATTTACAACTTAACATTATTTGTGCACTATTGCTTTGATATTCATCACTAAATATTGCTGCTAATCCTACTGCTATTAGCGTTGTTATCAATGTTGCTATTGATCTAAAATCTGCAGTTTTTAACCACCCATGAGAAAAATAAAATTTTGATTCTTCTACATTCTTCACTTTTTTATATATAAAATTAAGATTTTTATATTCATATGTATCTGTTTTATTTTCATTTTTTAATTTATTCATTTCATCTTTCATTTCATCTACTGTATAGAGTTTGTTATTTATTATATATGCGGAATATGGCGGTCTCATTGTATCGTATAGATAATTCATATAAACAATTTCTTTTTTAGTAAGTTTTTCTCCCCTACTTTTCTTTTCTTTTAAATCATTTATCGTCTTTTCTGCCTTAATCGCACTTTCTTCTGTAATAGCCTTTCCTTCGTACTCTTTCATAACACTATATACATCCTCTATATGATCTACCCCTTGATATTTAACATATACACTTTCAGCAACTACATTAAAAATTCCCAATAAAATAGTTAATAACAAAACTATGCGTACTGACTTTTTAGAAAATATTTTATATAACTCAAATTTTATCAAATCTAGCATTTCAAAATCCCCCCCTATATACTGACACTTTCATTAAAATAATATAAAAATACATCTTCTAAATTTGGCTCTTCTTCTATGTATTTAAATTTATTTATATTAGGCTTCTTATCTCCAACTACTCTTACGTTAATCCCACTGTTATTTCTTATCATACTAGATATTTTAAACTCATTTTCAACTTCTTCTAAATCACATTCATTAACACTTAGTGTGTAAACCTTACCTCTAATAGTATATAAAATATCCTCTAATGAAGATTTTTCAACTAGTTTCCCATCTTTCATAACAAGCACTTCGTTTGCTATAAACTCTATATCAGAAACTATATGTGTTGATAGTATTACTATTTTTCCTTTAGATAATTGAGCTATTAAGTTTTTAAATCTTATCCTTTCATTTGGATCAAGACCTGCTGTAGGTTCATCTAATATAAGTATTTTAGGGTCATTTAAGAGAGCTTGTGCAATTCCTAATCTTTGCTTCATACCTCCTGAAAACTTTCCTATTCTTCTTTTTCTATCTTGTTCTAAATTAACAAATTTTAAAAGTTCATCGACTTTACTTTTTTCAATATTTTTATCTACACCTTTTAATGCCGATACATAATATAAAAATTTTTCTGCTGTAAAATTTTTATAAAACCCTATATTTTGAGGAACATACCCTATTAAATCTCTATACTCAGCTCCTAGCTTACTTTTACTTTTTCCATTAACTAAAATATCTCCACTACTCGCACTAGAAACGTCTGCAAGTATTCTCATAAGAGTTGTTTTTCCTGAACCATTTGGTCCAAGTAAACCATATATTCCACTATTTAAAGTTACGCTAAATTTATCAACAGCTATTTTATCTTTAAATTCTTTGCTTATATTCTTTATAATAAGTTCCATAAAATCCCCCTAAAAATCAAATGTTCTAGTATCTATACTATTAATACTTTTCTTATAAAATAATTTCATTGATACTAATGTAAATATTACAGATATACACAAAATCATAAATGTATTAATATGAGTTATATCTGCTATTGTTTCATACACGCTAATACTCATTGCACCTAAAATCCATATTGATATACATAAGGCAATACTGTTTATACTTCTGTAGAAAGAAGTAATAATTAAAGATATTGATCCTATAAAAAATATAGGAATTAGCCATATGCTAATCATTTTTATTAAATTTATTTGTGAGTAAGCATTGTTTAAAATAAGACTCATTGTGATGCTTATTAATACAGAAACTACATTTATAATTATTAACCTTGAGAAGACAATTTCTCTTAAAGAGTATTTATAACTAAGCTCCAACTCCCACACATTTTCTTCTCTTCCTTTTATTATTTCAAATATTCCAATCAAGATTGGTATAGGTGCAATTATAGTTGCACTCAAATATACACTTAAATTTAATCTTGTTGTAGTTATAGTTCCTACAAGGATTAGTAATAAGGAAGCAATAAAATACACTTTACTGATTAAGCTAAACTGAAATTTGACTAAGCTTATATTTTCTTTTATTCTATCTAAAAGATGCTCCTGTACTTTAACATGCTGCACTTCTTCTGTTGGCATATATGATTTTAATGTATCAATTGTTGAATCTATTTTTTCTTCATCAACCTTATTTACTGCATAACTATCTAGAAAATTCTCTATATCTATTAAATCTGCTTCCAATAATTCTTCAAATTGTTCATCTTCTATGTTTTCACATCTTATGCTGTGAATGTTTAGATTTTTCTTCACATATATCACCTCCAAGTAATTTTTTAAGGTTCTTGATTCCATTGTAAAGCCTTGATTTTATTGTGTTTTCATTGTCTCCAGTTATAGTGCTTATCTCTTTTATTTTTAAATCATTATAGTACTTTAATAAAATAGCTTCTCTCTGAAGTTTTGGTAAATTTTCAACAGCCTCTTTTATTTTTATTGCTTCTTCTTTTTTAGAAATCATATCAATTACATTGGATTTATCTTCTATTTGATAATTTTCTATATCACAATTTTCACTTCTTTGTTTATATGTTTTGCTTTTAAAATAGTCTTTTGTTGTGTTCACTGCTATTTTTAATAACCAGTTTTTAAATTTACCACTATCTAAATTATATTTATCTATGTTTTTCATCATTTTTATAAATACTTCCTGAGTTATATCATAGGATATATTGTAATCATTTGTGGTTCTGTATATATAACTATGAACCAGATCATAATGTCTCTTAACCAGTATTTCCATCGCACTTTCATTGCCTTTTAATATTTCTTTTATTAATTTTTCATCTTTTTGAGCCAAATCATCATCCTCCTTTCACTTATATAACGAGTCGTATTTATAAAAAGTTTTGTTTTTTTAATATATTTAAATTTCTATTCATTATTTTACTATATAAAAAATAAAAAAGATGTACTCTTAAATGATCAAAAATCATTTTAAAGTACACCTTTTTTATTACTAAAGCAATTTTTTAATTAGCATCACTTTAGAATTTATTATTCCATTAATTCATCATTTTCCATTATTATTGGTTTTGCAGCTCTATTATCAGCTGTATTAACATCTAATCGATCCATCAAGTATGATTTTAATTCAGATTTATCTTTAAATTTTGAAACCTGTATTGGTAGGGATGAACCATATTTTTCAACAAATAATAATTCATTTTTTGTCTTAATCGAAATACCTACATGCCCTATAAATACCTGCTTATCTTCTGGATAGTGTAAAAATCCACTTACTATAGATACTGTTGGATTATCTACAAATGATATTTTTCTATTTTTCCATTCTTTTTTTATGGATTCTACAAGTTTATTTGCATCTTTTGAGTTCTCTACAGGTATAGATGCATAAAGATTAATAAATTTATCAACATCTTCTTTACTAAAATTACTTATAGGATTATTTTCTATTGCATCCAAATCAAACATCAAGTTACTATTTTCATCTTTAGATTTTCCTTCGGATTTAATATAGTCCTTAAATATTGTAAATGCCGTTAATCTACAATTAAAATCTGAATAATTTAATTTATTATAATTCCACTTTTCCCCTAAATAAGCATCATCATAGGGCACCTTTAAACTTCCTATTGATGCGTATCCTTGTTTTGATGTATCTAATTTTTTTATATTTGATATTTTGTTATAGTTTTGAACCAATTTGATGAAATAATCAGCTTGTTTTTTATCTATTTTATTTTCTATCAATATATCTCTTACTTCATTTTGAGTTTTCTTATCTATCAAATTAGAATATATAAGATTCGGTTCTTTTTTATTATTATCATTGTTGCTATTATTACTAATGTTCTTACTTGAACACCCTGTCATAATTAATACTGCTGATATACCTATTGCTATTATTTGTTTTATCACCTTTAAAATCCTCTACTTTCTTATTTCTTTAATGTTTAACTTATGATTATGATAGCTTATAGATATACTATTTTTGTAATTAATATGTTTAAAAGTTGTAAAATAGTTGACTTCAAATTCAAATTTTTTTGATTTTTTATCCTATTATGTTTTCCATTGCGTATTCAATAATTCTTTCAACGTAATCCATTAACAATAGTTATACCTTCTACTGCAAAGTATAAACCATTTTGATTGTATTCTATATCGTAAGTTACCTCACCATTTAAATCAACATATTTACTTTCTATTTGACAATTTTCAAGTAGTTTCTTAAATACGTCTTAACTGTCAACGAATTTATCTTCTCCATAAGATACTACTACGTTGTACATACCTACAACTTCTGTTCTTTAGAAAACTCTTGTTAAATCATAATAACAGTTTGTATCGTGGAATGCTGGTGTAAGTAATATTTTCTTTACAATAGTCGTCAATGGCTACACCCTCTGTTTTTTCGAGGAGTTATCTACTATAGACTAAATACTATTTGCACTTATTCTACAATAGTTAGCTCCTTTTTAATAACATGTTGATTATAATCTAACTACATTAGTTATAATTTTTAATTGTTTCTCTATATCTTCAGGTAGTAACATTTTTATTATCCCATATACCTTTTATATAGTTCTACCATCACTAATATTTATAATGTTATCAGCACTATTAGCAATTTCATTATTATGAGTTATCATAACTAATGTCTGTTTATATTCATCTACACAAAATTTTAGTAATTCCATGACTTCATCTGTAGTTTTACTGTCTAGATTTCCAGTAGGTTCATCTGCAAATATTATTGAAGGTTTATTTGCCAGTGCTCTAGCAATTGCTACCCTCTGTTGCTGTCCACCTGATAGTTCATTAGGAAATTTATTCATTTGAGATGCTATCCCTAATTTAACTATTAAATCCTCTATATACTCTTCATCTATCTTTCCTCCACCTATTGAAACAGGAAGAGCTATATTATCATAAACATTTATAACAGGTATTAAATTAAAACTTTGAAATATAAAACCAAACTCTTCTCTTCTTATTTTTGATAGTTTATCATCCTTTAGAGTATATAAATCTAAGTCATCTATAAGCACTTTTCCAGAGGTAGGTTTATCAAGTCCAGCCATACAGTGAAGTAATGTACTTTTACCTGATCCACTTTGTCCAACTATAGCTGTAAATTTACCAGGTTGTACTTCTAAATCTATACCATTTAATGCATATACTTTATTATCATTTTTTCCATATATCTTTTTTATATTTTTTATAATTAATTTTTTCATAATTCAATTCTCCCTTACATTTATCTTATACTTTCTAAACTTAGTCATTTTCTGAAATTCCCTCTGTTATTGATGTTCCTTCTATCTTATCTTTAGATAAATATACTGCAACAAATCCAATAACTATGAAGATTGCAAATAGTATAAGTATCTGATTCCAAGGAATGTTAAACTCCATAGTTCTTTCAAAACCTCCTACTAAAAGGCTTTTATTAGCGTTAGAAATTCCTATATACTGATATAGTGTTGCAATTACAGCTCCTATTGTAGATGCAACCAATCCATAGAATTCACTTTCAATTATTAGAGTCTTTTTAATATCCTTAATACTCATACCGATAGCTCTTAGAGTTGATATTTCTTTTTGTCTTGCAATAATATTACTTCTCATAATAAAAATACTGTTCACAGAAAGTATAAGTAAAATTAAGCACTGATATATTATCAAAAGCCTATCCTCTGAACTTTGTTGTGCCCCATAAAATTTCATATCTTCACCCTTACCACCTATTGATGAAAATGAATAATCCTTTATTAACTTCTCTAATTCCTTTTCCACTGGGTACAATTTACCTTTTTCAGTAGTTACATAAAGTTTATTATGCTCCCTTTGGTTTGTTAATTCTTTATAGTCATCTTCTCTAAATATAACTTGTGCCCCAACTACACCAACATTTCCATCCTGAGATGCTGCATAATTTTCATTCATAATTCCGCTAACTTCAACCTTAATTGTTTCATACTTTTCAATATTATCTTTGTATACTGGCAATTTTATATCAATAACGTCTCCCACTTTTACATCATTCATGACCTTAGCTGCATAGGAATGAGTAACTAATGAATAAGTGTTGTTTACTAATATAACTTTTTTATATTTACCTTCTTTAGTATTTATCAAGTTTTCTCCCTCTTCAATAAATGCCTCTCTACTCTTTAACATGTCATCACTATAGCCTCTTATAAGAAGTGAATATTCCTTATTATCCTCTGATGTTCCTCTTCTATTTAACTCATCCTCATATGCTTTTGAAATTTGATCTTTAGAAAGCAAAATATGTCCGTCCAAGTTAAAAAAGTTTGGTTCTATACTTTTTACTCCTTCCATATTTTCAACTTTTTTTATCATATTTTTATCAATTTTATAAAATAAACTCTCCGTACCACCCAAATTACCACCTATTGTTTTGTCTACACTGCCATAAGACATTCCAAAAATACCACCATTTATGCCTGCCTCTATGTTAGTTTTTAGTGTATCTTTTAGGGCAAAACTAAATATAAACATGGCTCCAACCATTGTAATTGCAATCATAGTTATAATAGTTCTAGGTTTATTTCTCCATATATTCCTAATTGCAATACTTCTAATCATATTTTTATGTGTTCGATTTGTTTTGATGCCTTTACCTTTTGATTTCTTTTCATATTTCTCACTACATCTGATTGAATCAATTATGGACATCTTTGATGCTTTTCTAACTACTATAAAACTACTTATGGATACTGATAATGTTGAAACTACAAAAGAATAAATTATGCTTAAACTTCTTATAGTCAATGTGGAGCTGTATCCATATACTAATCTAACTCCCACATATGATAATATGCTTCCAAGTAATACACCAATTAAAGTTCCCACAAGTATATATATAAGACTAAGCTGAGTAAACAGAGCTCTAATTTTTTTCTTTGACATACCAATTGCTCTCATAAGTCCTATTTGTATTACCATATCCTGTAGTATAATGTTGAAAATATTATATATTACAAGAGTAGATACAAAAACTAAAAGTATCATCTTCAAAATATTTGTAATACTCATATTAGACATATATTTTAATTGCTTAGCTGCATTAACTTCAGTATTTTCATGCAAATAATCCCAGCTAAGATTTAGTTCCTTTTCCATTTTTCTTAAAAACTTAGATGTGTTTTTTTCTGACTTAAGAAATATTATTCCTTTGTATGTTTCTTTAATTTTTACTGGAAGACTTGACTCTTTATATATAAAAGCTTGAGACTTAACTCCTCCAATTGAACTAGATAATGAACTGTAATACCTGTCTGGTTTTTCAATCACACCAACAATTTTAAAAGTTTTATTTTTACTCTCAATTTCATTAGCTCCATTGTCATCCATATACTTATTTATTAGCATCAAATCAATATTTTTATTTAATGGATCACTTATTCCCATTTGCTTTGCTACTTCTTTTTCTATTACTATTTCCCCATCTTTTCTTGGTTCTCGACCTACCATTTTATAGTTAAGGGAACTTATAAAATCTTCATCAAAGGAATTTAAATCAAGTTTAACACCATTTTCCTTATTAACTGATTCACATAAATATTGAACCTTACTACTTTTCTTTACCTCATTATCATTTTCTAGTTGTTTAGCTTTATCTATATCAATGCCTTCAAACCATACTTGATAATTTCCATGTAAATCTTTTGCTTCTTGTATTTGAGAATCATATCCTGAATCCCTAATTACATTCATAGAAAAAATAAGCATAACTGAAAGTACTATACTTGATAATAATGCTACTGTTTTTCCTTTTTGTTTTTTCATATAAGATACTGCTAGTTTAAATGTAATCAAATCTTTCCCTCTCTTTCTTTTTTGCTCAAAATTCGCTTCGCTCATGTCGCCAACGAGATAGCTTCGTTACCACTTCAGCCAACTCTGTTGCTCAAAAAAAATGCTACCTTTCTTATATCAAAGGTAACATTTCTAAAATTCATGTTCAATATATGTCCGACAAGTGGTATTTTTTTACCGACAACTAGCATACTAATATCTGTTCTTATGGTTTATTAACTGAAAATTTCTATTTAATTTTTATTCAACTGGTATGTAGATACTGACAACAAAACTATACTCACTATCTTTAACTTTTAATTCTCCATTGTATTTTTTTATTGAAGATTTTATACTTTCCAATCCTATTCCGTGAAGAAATTTATCTTTTTTAGACGTAAAAATCTTATTATCTTTAAATAGTACTTTATTAATCTTACTATTTTCACACCTTACTACAAAATACCCTTTTATAAAGGTACTTTTTATAGTTATGTATTTTTCCATATCATTATCGATTTTGTTGCAAGCCTCAATTCCATTATCTATTAAATTTGAAAATATGCTACTTATATCAATCATCTCCATAAATTCACATTTACTAAAATCTACGCTCACATTAAAATTAATATTATTTTTTATACAGTCCTTACTTTTTTCATGGAAAATAATATCTAAAAGTACGTTTCCACTATTGTAAATATTTTTACTGCTTTGCACTTCATTTTCTATATTATTAATATATTTATCTACATCTTCATTTCCATCTTTCAAATATTTTATATTTTTCATATGGTTATTCATATCATGATATACTTGTTTCATTTTTTCTTGCGATTCTTTAACCATAAGATAATATTTGTACTGCATATCTAATTTTTCATTAACAAATTGCATCTTAGCTTTTTCTTTTTCTGATTTTACAGAATTCAAGAATATGGACATTAGTATTATATTTATTATAAATATAATGTAAGGAAACACTGACTCCATAAAAGCTGATATTTTAACAGTATTGATTATGTTATTATATTCAATGTTATTTTTCATCACTATATTATACAAATCATTTATTTTTCTAGTTGATATATTTACAAATATAATTATAAATATGTTGATTATAATAGTTAAACCTATATATAAAAAGTACTTATTTTTATTATATAGTTTTTCTAATTTATCAAAGAAATAAACACCTACAAAAATAATCAAAGAATTTACCCCAAGATTTAATGCTCCTATACCCTCAGATAGATAATTGGTAGTCATAGATAAAATCCAGAAAATGCTACATTCTATCAAAATATAAACCAAACTATACATTACAGAGTTGATAAAAGATTTTTTTGTATTTATTTCATATATAATCTTAGAAATCAAAAATAGTAAAAGTATTATTGGAATTAGAACCCATAGAGATACCCCTCCAAAAGGAATACCCATCATTATAGAAAATATGGTTAATATTAAAATTAATATAAAAGAAATATTAAGCTTAAACTTATATCTATATCCTTTTCTATTCATCAATATAAAAAAGCAATATATAAATATAATCATATTCATAATACATAAAATCTTATAAAAATCTAACATAATTTATCCTCAATCAAGTCAAAAAATTTGTCTTTTGTTTCTTTAAATCTATATCTGCTTATTGGAACTTCTTCTTTATTTTCAAGTATGGCAACATATTGCTTTATACTTTTTATATAATCTAGATTTACTAAGTAACTCTTATGGCACCTGAAAAATCTACAACAATCTATTTCTTTCTCAATATTATTCATTGTACCCTTTATTTCATAAATCTGATTTAGCGTATGTATTGTTATATCTTCTTTTTGAACTTCTATATAGCTTATTTCATTTATATCTAATTTAATTCTATTTCCTTCTTCTTTTATAAGGATGTATTTATTTTTTATATCTATTTCTTTTATACAATTTATTATATTATTTTTCAAATCATCATATTTTACAGGTTTTATTAAATATCTGTAAGCCCTTACCTCATAACCTTCTAGTACATACTCTATCAATGATGTAATAAATATAATTTCTACTTTATCATGTAATTTCCTAATTTTTCTTGCAGTATCCATTCCATTAATTTGACCCATTTGTATATCTAATAAAAGTATATCCGTATCTTTTGGATAGTTTTCAAGTAATTCTTCTCCCGAATTAAATACTCTTAGTTCATATAAAATAGATAATCCATCAAATATCTCTTTTATATATTTTTCCAACAATTCATGTTGTTCTTTTTCATCTTCGCATATAACTATTTTTATCAATTAATTACACCTCATATAAATCTATATTCCTTATATTATAAGTTCTCTCTAATTCATAATATCATTTATATTGTAAAGTATAAATCTTTTGAATTGTAATTTGTATTATAAATTAATATAGAATACTCTAAGCTACTATATTTTTTAATCGTATAGCATTTTTGTTATCATATGGATAATATAAAAATAAGAACTAACTATCTATTCAAAATACTTTTAGTATATTTTCAACAGTAATTAACTCCCTATTACTTAATTTTATTTAAAATAGTTTACCCCAAACTCAAATATATTTTGATATTTTGATCTTTTTCACTACATGTTCACCAATGATTTAAGGGTGACCCTTCTTGCCAAATATTCTAATATTATGACTAATTATTACACAGTTTCTTAATTAAATATATTTTTATTAAGTAGCTTATTTATTACCTTCTTTTGAAAAAAAGTATGCAGCTAAGGTTAATAAAACAATCCCTAAAATTCCACTAAAAAATGTAGCAAATTTAGATAAAAATGATAAGTCATATATCCATTTATCACCTAGGGTTATAAATACAATATCTGGATTCTCTAAAACATAAATTATCTTACTTAGTAGTATAGTTATCGGAAATATTAACAAGGATATTATCCCTAGTGTGAAAAAAGTTAATGAAACTCTTTTCTTTTCTGTATTGTTAGTATTCAAATTCATTGTTTAACCTCTTCCACTTGGTCCATCTCTCCATGACCCATATTTATAATAAATTTAATATTTTCTTGAATTGTATCATATTTAATATTTTACAT
Proteins encoded:
- a CDS encoding ABC transporter ATP-binding protein, with the protein product MELIIKNISKEFKDKIAVDKFSVTLNSGIYGLLGPNGSGKTTLMRILADVSSASSGDILVNGKSKSKLGAEYRDLIGYVPQNIGFYKNFTAEKFLYYVSALKGVDKNIEKSKVDELLKFVNLEQDRKRRIGKFSGGMKQRLGIAQALLNDPKILILDEPTAGLDPNERIRFKNLIAQLSKGKIVILSTHIVSDIEFIANEVLVMKDGKLVEKSSLEDILYTIRGKVYTLSVNECDLEEVENEFKISSMIRNNSGINVRVVGDKKPNINKFKYIEEEPNLEDVFLYYFNESVSI
- a CDS encoding ABC transporter permease produces the protein MSEANFEQKRKRGKDLITFKLAVSYMKKQKGKTVALLSSIVLSVMLIFSMNVIRDSGYDSQIQEAKDLHGNYQVWFEGIDIDKAKQLENDNEVKKSSKVQYLCESVNKENGVKLDLNSFDEDFISSLNYKMVGREPRKDGEIVIEKEVAKQMGISDPLNKNIDLMLINKYMDDNGANEIESKNKTFKIVGVIEKPDRYYSSLSSSIGGVKSQAFIYKESSLPVKIKETYKGIIFLKSEKNTSKFLRKMEKELNLSWDYLHENTEVNAAKQLKYMSNMSITNILKMILLVFVSTLVIYNIFNIILQDMVIQIGLMRAIGMSKKKIRALFTQLSLIYILVGTLIGVLLGSILSYVGVRLVYGYSSTLTIRSLSIIYSFVVSTLSVSISSFIVVRKASKMSIIDSIRCSEKYEKKSKGKGIKTNRTHKNMIRSIAIRNIWRNKPRTIITMIAITMVGAMFIFSFALKDTLKTNIEAGINGGIFGMSYGSVDKTIGGNLGGTESLFYKIDKNMIKKVENMEGVKSIEPNFFNLDGHILLSKDQISKAYEDELNRRGTSEDNKEYSLLIRGYSDDMLKSREAFIEEGENLINTKEGKYKKVILVNNTYSLVTHSYAAKVMNDVKVGDVIDIKLPVYKDNIEKYETIKVEVSGIMNENYAASQDGNVGVVGAQVIFREDDYKELTNQREHNKLYVTTEKGKLYPVEKELEKLIKDYSFSSIGGKGEDMKFYGAQQSSEDRLLIIYQCLILLILSVNSIFIMRSNIIARQKEISTLRAIGMSIKDIKKTLIIESEFYGLVASTIGAVIATLYQYIGISNANKSLLVGGFERTMEFNIPWNQILILFAIFIVIGFVAVYLSKDKIEGTSITEGISEND
- a CDS encoding ATP-binding protein: MNRKGYRYKFKLNISFILILILTIFSIMMGIPFGGVSLWVLIPIILLLFLISKIIYEINTKKSFINSVMYSLVYILIECSIFWILSMTTNYLSEGIGALNLGVNSLIIFVGVYFFDKLEKLYNKNKYFLYIGLTIIINIFIIIFVNISTRKINDLYNIVMKNNIEYNNIINTVKISAFMESVFPYIIFIINIILMSIFLNSVKSEKEKAKMQFVNEKLDMQYKYYLMVKESQEKMKQVYHDMNNHMKNIKYLKDGNEDVDKYINNIENEVQSSKNIYNSGNVLLDIIFHEKSKDCIKNNINFNVSVDFSKCEFMEMIDISSIFSNLIDNGIEACNKIDNDMEKYITIKSTFIKGYFVVRCENSKINKVLFKDNKIFTSKKDKFLHGIGLESIKSSIKKYNGELKVKDSEYSFVVSIYIPVE
- a CDS encoding DUF4300 family protein, with protein sequence MIKQIIAIGISAVLIMTGCSSKNISNNSNNDNNKKEPNLIYSNLIDKKTQNEVRDILIENKIDKKQADYFIKLVQNYNKISNIKKLDTSKQGYASIGSLKVPYDDAYLGEKWNYNKLNYSDFNCRLTAFTIFKDYIKSEGKSKDENSNLMFDLDAIENNPISNFSKEDVDKFINLYASIPVENSKDANKLVESIKKEWKNRKISFVDNPTVSIVSGFLHYPEDKQVFIGHVGISIKTKNELLFVEKYGSSLPIQVSKFKDKSELKSYLMDRLDVNTADNRAAKPIIMENDELME
- a CDS encoding ABC transporter permease subunit, whose product is MLDLIKFELYKIFSKKSVRIVLLLTILLGIFNVVAESVYVKYQGVDHIEDVYSVMKEYEGKAITEESAIKAEKTINDLKEKKSRGEKLTKKEIVYMNYLYDTMRPPYSAYIINNKLYTVDEMKDEMNKLKNENKTDTYEYKNLNFIYKKVKNVEESKFYFSHGWLKTADFRSIATLITTLIAVGLAAIFSDEYQSNSAQIMLSCKYGKNKMVLSKMITGLIFTATIFIIINVVHMIGALIYDFRGWNAPLELFKYYANTPFDMRVIDFYITGLGISFIGAILYSLVTMLMSLLVKNNMIALLLSLGLYYIPAFFGNFIPMDSVGRVFREINLAEAIKIEGMFVNPSTYNILGTPVLYSTLLISLLVVFMPIVMSLIRYFGKRQTI
- a CDS encoding RNA polymerase sigma factor, whose translation is MAQKDEKLIKEILKGNESAMEILVKRHYDLVHSYIYRTTNDYNISYDITQEVFIKMMKNIDKYNLDSGKFKNWLLKIAVNTTKDYFKSKTYKQRSENCDIENYQIEDKSNVIDMISKKEEAIKIKEAVENLPKLQREAILLKYYNDLKIKEISTITGDNENTIKSRLYNGIKNLKKLLGGDICEEKSKHSQHKM
- a CDS encoding ABC transporter ATP-binding protein translates to MKKLIIKNIKKIYGKNDNKVYALNGIDLEVQPGKFTAIVGQSGSGKSTLLHCMAGLDKPTSGKVLIDDLDLYTLKDDKLSKIRREEFGFIFQSFNLIPVINVYDNIALPVSIGGGKIDEEYIEDLIVKLGIASQMNKFPNELSGGQQQRVAIARALANKPSIIFADEPTGNLDSKTTDEVMELLKFCVDEYKQTLVMITHNNEIANSADNIINISDGRTI
- a CDS encoding LytR/AlgR family response regulator transcription factor codes for the protein MIKIVICEDEKEQHELLEKYIKEIFDGLSILYELRVFNSGEELLENYPKDTDILLLDIQMGQINGMDTARKIRKLHDKVEIIFITSLIEYVLEGYEVRAYRYLIKPVKYDDLKNNIINCIKEIDIKNKYILIKEEGNRIKLDINEISYIEVQKEDITIHTLNQIYEIKGTMNNIEKEIDCCRFFRCHKSYLVNLDYIKSIKQYVAILENKEEVPISRYRFKETKDKFFDLIEDKLC